The following are encoded in a window of Spea bombifrons isolate aSpeBom1 chromosome 2, aSpeBom1.2.pri, whole genome shotgun sequence genomic DNA:
- the ACVRL1 gene encoding serine/threonine-protein kinase receptor R3 translates to MLQKQIWAFSLAIVTSATNSMYWVCDCSGPACHKETCIGKACFVTESIDSDSEEVQRVKGCFNNSVIEQCSVNMENAVAVCCKSHLCNTNLTTILSEKTTTVPSEHSIILIVVLPALLFLLLLFLLTFFFWKMSQRSRKKSLAKLYDFDTDFPKASIVGDSTLGELLDEYCTTGSGSGLPFLVQRTVARQITLVECVGKGRYGEVWRGMWQGENVAVKIFSSRDEQSWFRETEIYNTVLLRHENILGFIASDMTSRNSSTQLWLITHFHDNGSLYDYLQRTTIDSESCLLLAVSIICGLVHLHVEIFGTQGKPAIAHRDLKSRNILVKGNKQCCIADLGLAVMHSQTGDYLDIGNNPRVGTKRYMAPEVLDETIRTDSFESYKQTDVWAYGLVLWEICRRTIINGMVEEYKPPFYDVVPHDPSFEDMKKVVCIDQQRPNIPNTWTSDIILSSLSRIMKESWYPNPSARLTALRIKKTLNQLRNSLNISKQDC, encoded by the exons ATGTTACAAAAGCAAATCTGGGCATTTTCATTGGCTATTGTCACATCTGCAACTA aTTCCATGTATTGGGTGTGTGATTGTAGTGGCCCTGCTTGCCACAAGGAAACTTGTATCGGAAAGGCCTGCTTCGTTACGGAAAGTATAGATTCAGACTCTGAAGAAGTTCAAAGAGTGAAGGGCTGCTTTAATAACAGCGTAATCGAGCAATGCTCCGTCAACATGGAAAACGCGGTAGCGGTATGCTGTAAATCTCACTTGTGCAACACAAATCTCACCACCATCCTTAGTG AGAAGACTACAACTGTACCCTCGGAACACAGCATCATACTAATCGTCGTCCTCCCAGCATTGCTATTTCTGTTGCTTCTCTTCCTGCTTACATTCTTCTTTTGGAAAATGAGCCAACGAAGCAGGAAAAAATCCTTGGCCAAACTTTATGATTTTGATACTGATTTTCCAAAGGCATCCATTGTTGGCGACAGTACATTAGGG gaGCTCCTAGATGAATATTGTACTACCGGCAGCGGCTCTGGCCTTCCATTCCTTGTCCAAAGAACCGTAGCTCGGCAAATTACTCTTGTTGAATGCGTAG GCAAAGGACGTTATGGAGAAGTATGGAGAGGCATGTGGCAGGGGGAAAACGTGGCTGTGAAGATATTTTCTTCTCGTGATGAACAATCATGGTTCAGAGAGACTGAAATTTACAACACAGTATTGCTGCGGCATGAAAACATTTTGG GATTTATTGCTTCTGACATGACATCTAGAAACTCTAGCACCCAGTTGTGGTTGATCACCCATTTTCATGATAATGGATCACTTTATGACTATCTTCAAAGGACTACAATAGATTCTGAGAGCTGCTTGCTACTGGCAGTGTCAATCATATGTGGCTTGGTGCATCTCCACGTGGAGATATTTGGTACCCAAGGGAAACCCGCTATCGCACACAGAGACCTTAAAAGTAGAAATATCCTGGTGAAAGGAAACAAACAGTGCTGCATTGCAGATCTAG GCTTGGCTGTGATGCATTCTCAGACTGGTGATTACTTGGATATCGGTAATAATCCTCGGGTTGGCACCAAACGCTACATGGCACCAGAAGTCCTCGATGAAACTATACGCACTGATTCATTTGAATCTTACAAACAGACCGATGTGTGGGCATATGGATTAGTGCTGTGGGAAATCTGCAGGAGAACGATTATAAATG gtatgGTGGAAGAATACAAACCTCCTTTTTATGATGTTGTACCACATGACCCAAGTTTTGAAGACATGAAGAAGGTAGTTTGCATTGACCAACAGAGACCCAATATCCCTAATACCTGGACTTCAGACATT ATTTTGTCATCCTTATCAAGAATCATGAAAGAAAGCTGGTACCCGAATCCTTCTGCCAGACTCACTGCTCTAAGGATCAAGAAGACTCTAAACCAGTTGAGGAATTCGTTGAATATTTCAAAGCaagattgttaa